Proteins encoded within one genomic window of Nonomuraea gerenzanensis:
- a CDS encoding SDR family oxidoreductase: MDLSGSVALVTGANRGIGRHFARQLLERGAKKVYATARDPERIDLPGVERLRLDITDPASVTAVAEAAPDVTLLVNNAGVATYTNLVTGDLDQIRLELDTNFYGPLRMIRAFAPVLGAGGGGAIVNVLSALSWFSYDGANAYAAAKAAAWSLTNGARLELRGQGTLVTGVHLGAADTDMMAGYEGDLLDPADVARAALDGVAAGAYEVVVDQWSAHVKASLAGDPRAFYDAA; the protein is encoded by the coding sequence ATGGACCTCTCCGGATCGGTCGCGCTCGTCACCGGCGCCAACCGCGGCATCGGCCGCCACTTCGCCCGGCAGTTGCTGGAGCGAGGCGCGAAGAAGGTGTACGCGACCGCGCGCGACCCCGAGCGCATCGACCTGCCCGGCGTGGAACGGCTGCGGCTGGACATCACCGACCCGGCCTCGGTGACGGCTGTCGCCGAGGCCGCGCCGGACGTCACGCTGCTGGTCAACAACGCCGGCGTCGCCACCTACACGAACCTCGTCACCGGCGACCTGGACCAGATCCGCCTGGAGCTGGACACCAACTTCTACGGCCCGCTGCGCATGATCCGCGCCTTCGCCCCCGTCCTGGGCGCGGGCGGCGGTGGCGCGATCGTGAACGTGCTCTCGGCCCTGTCCTGGTTCTCCTACGACGGCGCCAACGCCTACGCCGCCGCGAAGGCCGCCGCCTGGAGCCTGACCAACGGCGCCCGCCTGGAGCTGCGCGGCCAGGGCACGCTGGTCACCGGCGTGCACCTGGGCGCCGCCGACACCGACATGATGGCCGGCTACGAGGGCGACCTGCTCGACCCGGCCGACGTCGCGCGGGCGGCGCTGGACGGGGTGGCGGCGGGCGCGTACGAGGTGGTGGTGGACCAGTGGTCGGCGCACGTCAAGGCGTCGCTGGCGGGCGACCCGCGCGCGTTCTACGACGCCGCTTGA
- a CDS encoding MerR family transcriptional regulator → MDGDTLYSIGDLARRTGLTVKTVRFYSDAGIVPPTSRSPAGYRLYDLAAAARLDLVRTLRDLGLDLPTIRKVVDREASLPEVAAAHADALAAQIRTLRLRRAVLTVVARRGSTPEEMELMHELAKLSEAERRRLIGDFLGAAFGDLDGDPGFAGGITSMTPELPDDPSSEQVEAWVELAELSRDPDFRAAMRHLTQAVAAAGRPAKAVAATPRPAKAEAATPRPAAADGLARSGAGRAAEPVLRPDPAARARDLAAPALAAGIDPTSPEAQPYVTALLTACGEDRAGLAARLEAAGDPRRDRYVELLAVINGWPPPTPLAPALTWFTRALRAR, encoded by the coding sequence ATGGACGGGGACACGCTCTACTCGATCGGCGACCTGGCCCGGCGCACCGGGCTGACGGTCAAGACCGTCAGGTTCTACTCCGATGCGGGGATCGTGCCGCCCACCAGCCGCAGCCCCGCCGGCTACCGCCTGTACGACCTCGCCGCCGCCGCCCGGTTGGACCTCGTGCGCACGCTGCGCGACCTCGGGCTCGACCTGCCCACGATCCGCAAGGTGGTGGATCGCGAGGCGTCGCTGCCCGAGGTCGCGGCGGCGCACGCCGACGCCCTGGCGGCGCAGATCCGCACGCTGCGCCTGCGGCGGGCGGTGCTGACAGTGGTGGCCAGGCGGGGCTCCACCCCGGAGGAGATGGAACTGATGCACGAGCTGGCCAAACTGTCGGAGGCCGAGCGGCGCCGCCTGATCGGCGACTTCCTCGGCGCCGCCTTCGGTGACCTGGACGGTGATCCGGGCTTCGCCGGAGGCATCACCTCGATGACGCCCGAGCTGCCGGACGATCCGTCGTCCGAGCAGGTGGAGGCGTGGGTCGAGCTGGCGGAGCTGTCCCGCGACCCGGACTTCCGCGCCGCCATGCGCCACCTGACGCAAGCCGTCGCCGCCGCGGGCCGCCCTGCGAAGGCCGTCGCCGCCACACCCCGCCCGGCGAAGGCCGAAGCCGCCACGCCCCGACCGGCGGCGGCCGACGGCCTCGCGCGCTCGGGGGCGGGCCGTGCCGCGGAGCCCGTGTTGCGGCCTGATCCCGCCGCGAGGGCCCGTGACCTCGCGGCCCCCGCCCTCGCGGCCGGCATCGACCCCACCTCCCCCGAGGCGCAACCGTACGTCACGGCGCTCCTCACCGCGTGCGGCGAGGACCGCGCCGGGCTGGCCGCCAGGCTGGAGGCGGCCGGCGACCCGCGCAGGGACCGGTACGTGGAGCTGCTGGCCGTGATCAACGGCTGGCCCCCGCCGACGCCCCTGGCCCCGGCGCTGACCTGGTTCACCCGGGCGTTGCGGGCCCGCTGA
- a CDS encoding DNA-3-methyladenine glycosylase family protein: protein MTTHGFTLTAEGPFDFADSLRFVADWPATSALPSDGRALRFAYCAESDWRPIGVTVTGAPGGVAVTTTRPAGPGIRGEVARILSLDVDGAGFAKLGEADPVLGDLQRLRPGLRPVCFWSPWEAACWAVIVQRSSMLIASRIKQRIAERYGAEVEVDGQPCTAFPPPVSLLDAGGLGLPPQKEEWVRGLARAALDGLLTTEHLRSLTPEEALAELRALPGVGPFSAGLILIRGAGAPDAFPGDEPRLFAILREAYGLAEDAPPSAYRKLADSWRPYRSWASFLFRATAYGVMDDREQARPSAQAH from the coding sequence ATGACCACGCACGGATTCACGCTGACGGCCGAGGGCCCGTTCGACTTCGCCGACTCGCTGCGGTTCGTCGCGGACTGGCCCGCCACCAGCGCCCTGCCCTCCGACGGCAGGGCGCTGCGCTTCGCGTACTGCGCGGAGTCGGACTGGCGGCCGATCGGCGTGACCGTGACGGGCGCGCCGGGCGGGGTCGCGGTCACCACCACGCGCCCCGCCGGGCCGGGGATCCGCGGCGAGGTGGCCCGGATCCTCTCCCTCGACGTGGACGGCGCCGGCTTCGCCAAGCTGGGCGAGGCCGACCCGGTGCTCGGCGACCTGCAGCGGCTGCGCCCCGGCCTGCGGCCGGTGTGCTTCTGGAGCCCGTGGGAGGCGGCGTGCTGGGCGGTGATCGTCCAGCGCTCCTCGATGCTGATCGCCTCCCGGATCAAGCAGCGCATCGCCGAGCGGTACGGCGCCGAGGTCGAGGTGGACGGGCAGCCGTGCACCGCCTTCCCGCCGCCCGTCTCGCTGCTCGACGCGGGCGGGCTCGGGCTGCCCCCGCAGAAGGAGGAGTGGGTGCGCGGCCTGGCCAGGGCGGCGCTCGACGGCCTGCTCACCACCGAGCACCTGCGCTCGCTGACTCCGGAGGAGGCGCTGGCCGAGCTGCGGGCGCTGCCCGGCGTGGGGCCGTTCTCCGCGGGGCTGATCCTGATCCGCGGCGCGGGCGCTCCCGACGCGTTCCCTGGCGACGAGCCACGGCTGTTCGCGATCCTGCGCGAGGCGTACGGGCTGGCGGAGGACGCGCCCCCGTCGGCGTACCGGAAGCTGGCCGACTCCTGGCGGCCCTACCGTTCGTGGGCCTCGTTCCTGTTCAGGGCCACCGCTTACGGCGTCATGGACGACCGGGAGCAAGCCCGTCCATCCGCCCAGGCGCACTGA
- a CDS encoding MarR family transcriptional regulator, whose translation MEGQYRAEEAEAVSTTDNQASSWTFLTHHARVLVEIARNPDIRLRDIATGIGITERAVQNIVRDLHEGGYLNRDKIGRRNRYTLNLDQHFRYPTEAELPISLLIDMFTQHDLSAPGRMDGLAPGRP comes from the coding sequence GTGGAGGGCCAGTATCGGGCCGAAGAGGCAGAAGCCGTGAGTACAACCGACAACCAGGCGTCCAGCTGGACGTTCCTCACCCATCATGCCCGGGTGCTCGTGGAGATCGCCCGGAATCCGGACATCCGGCTGCGTGACATCGCGACCGGCATCGGCATCACCGAGCGCGCGGTGCAGAACATCGTGCGCGACCTGCACGAGGGTGGTTATCTCAACCGCGACAAGATCGGGCGGCGCAACCGCTACACCCTCAACCTCGACCAGCACTTCCGCTACCCGACCGAGGCCGAACTGCCGATCAGCCTGCTGATCGACATGTTCACCCAGCACGACCTCAGTGCGCCTGGGCGGATGGACGGGCTTGCTCCCGGTCGTCCATGA
- a CDS encoding STAS domain-containing protein, translating into MNLTCRHLPGATLIAVAGQVDTRNSAQLEEYIDQHRERLDEHLIIDMRELSFLDSSGLAVLLAAAMLARAHGVGVHLAGLQSMPARLLEITGTERAVTVYDHVEQAIAAVGNLDLANPAEPA; encoded by the coding sequence GTGAACCTCACCTGTCGCCACCTCCCGGGGGCCACGCTCATCGCCGTGGCCGGTCAGGTGGACACCAGGAACTCCGCCCAGCTGGAGGAGTACATCGACCAGCACCGTGAGCGGCTGGACGAACATCTCATCATCGACATGAGAGAGCTGTCCTTCCTGGACAGCTCGGGCCTGGCCGTCCTGCTGGCCGCGGCCATGCTGGCCCGCGCCCACGGCGTGGGCGTGCATCTGGCCGGGCTGCAGTCGATGCCGGCCCGCCTGTTGGAGATCACCGGAACCGAACGCGCGGTGACGGTGTACGACCATGTGGAGCAGGCCATCGCCGCGGTCGGGAACCTCGATCTGGCCAACCCGGCGGAGCCGGCTTAG
- a CDS encoding hemerythrin domain-containing protein, whose amino-acid sequence MTRTAPETMSETDVIDLLLAQHGMIRDLFDEVEQAPADQRGEAFTRLVRMLAVHETAEEEIVHPYARGKIDGGDGVVDDRLAEEHQAKELLMRMDQAGPDAPDFMQNLLALRAAVEAHARSEERYEFTQLRGHTTEAERRSMAVGVKAAEAMAPTHPHPGTESATKNVLVGTPVAMMDRIRDVVRQAMGKNP is encoded by the coding sequence ATGACGAGAACCGCGCCGGAGACCATGTCCGAGACCGATGTCATCGACCTGCTGCTGGCTCAGCACGGGATGATCAGAGACCTGTTCGACGAGGTCGAGCAGGCACCCGCCGACCAGCGAGGGGAGGCGTTCACCCGGCTCGTGCGGATGCTGGCCGTGCACGAGACCGCCGAGGAGGAGATCGTCCACCCCTACGCCCGCGGCAAGATCGACGGCGGCGACGGCGTGGTCGACGACCGCCTCGCCGAGGAGCACCAGGCCAAGGAGCTGCTCATGCGGATGGACCAGGCCGGTCCTGACGCGCCCGACTTCATGCAGAACCTGCTCGCGCTGCGCGCCGCCGTGGAGGCGCACGCCCGCAGCGAGGAGCGCTACGAGTTCACCCAGCTGCGCGGCCACACCACCGAGGCCGAGCGCCGCTCCATGGCCGTCGGGGTCAAGGCCGCCGAGGCGATGGCGCCCACGCACCCGCACCCCGGCACCGAGTCGGCCACCAAGAACGTGCTCGTCGGCACCCCCGTCGCGATGATGGACCGGATCCGCGACGTGGTGCGCCAGGCCATGGGCAAGAACCCCTGA
- a CDS encoding sensor histidine kinase, translated as MSRRLGRSLRTRLALLASIAMLLLNVIVSAFVLFGIRNQAAEIKVREVSGRTVPVLLLVKRGRLPQVLHPRGLDGLQVVDPLGRPAAWSPNMAGAPRLTRHLPRHNQANDFGRMCDLPRFPGECKTVVALVAYQPDGEWVIYGIGAGVPWYVAPEVIAFQAAVTATLVALAWFGVSRVVDRTLRPVSSITKRLAEISEGGGGMRMPVPETDDEIRALAETGNHMLERLESALRQLQVAMERQRQFAADASHDLRSPITAMRAQIEDALLHPEDTDWRETGTEVLASLERLQAIVADLLTLSKLDAGAPDEREPLDLADLVTAETARPRSKRIVTTLQTGVVVDGDRLQLARLLTNLLDNAERHAESQIIVTVRRQGDEAVLEVVDDGTGIAPEHREVVFQRFTRLDASRSRDAGGTGLGLPIAREIATAHLGTLTIEDSDTGARFVLRLPVQEA; from the coding sequence GTGAGCAGACGGTTGGGCCGGTCCTTGCGGACGCGGCTGGCGCTGTTGGCCAGCATCGCGATGTTGCTGCTGAACGTCATCGTCAGCGCGTTCGTGTTGTTCGGCATCCGCAATCAGGCGGCCGAGATCAAGGTGCGGGAGGTGTCGGGCCGGACCGTGCCCGTGCTGCTCCTGGTCAAGCGGGGCAGGCTGCCCCAGGTGCTGCACCCGCGCGGGCTCGACGGCCTTCAGGTGGTGGACCCGCTCGGCCGCCCCGCGGCCTGGTCGCCGAACATGGCCGGCGCACCGCGCCTGACCAGGCACCTGCCCCGGCACAACCAGGCCAACGACTTCGGCAGGATGTGCGACCTGCCGCGTTTCCCCGGCGAGTGCAAGACGGTGGTGGCGCTGGTCGCCTACCAGCCGGACGGCGAATGGGTGATCTACGGCATCGGTGCGGGGGTGCCCTGGTACGTCGCCCCGGAGGTGATCGCGTTCCAGGCCGCGGTGACGGCCACGCTCGTCGCACTGGCCTGGTTCGGGGTCTCCCGCGTGGTGGACAGGACGTTGCGGCCGGTCAGCAGCATCACCAAGCGGCTGGCCGAGATCAGCGAGGGCGGCGGCGGGATGCGCATGCCCGTGCCCGAGACGGACGACGAGATCAGGGCGCTGGCCGAGACGGGGAACCACATGCTCGAGCGGCTGGAGTCGGCGCTGCGGCAGTTGCAGGTGGCGATGGAGCGGCAGCGCCAGTTCGCCGCCGACGCCTCCCACGACCTGCGCAGCCCCATCACCGCGATGCGCGCCCAGATCGAGGACGCCCTGCTCCACCCCGAGGACACCGACTGGCGGGAGACCGGCACCGAGGTGCTGGCCAGCCTGGAGCGGCTCCAGGCGATCGTGGCGGACCTGCTCACGCTGAGCAAGCTGGACGCGGGCGCCCCCGACGAGCGCGAGCCGCTCGACCTCGCCGACCTGGTGACGGCCGAGACCGCCAGGCCGCGCTCCAAGCGCATCGTCACCACGCTGCAGACCGGCGTGGTGGTCGACGGCGACCGGCTGCAACTGGCCCGCCTGCTGACGAACCTGCTCGACAACGCCGAGCGGCACGCCGAGTCGCAGATCATCGTGACCGTGCGGCGGCAGGGCGACGAGGCCGTGCTGGAGGTGGTGGACGACGGCACGGGCATCGCGCCCGAGCACCGCGAGGTGGTCTTCCAGCGCTTCACCCGCCTGGACGCCTCCCGCAGCCGCGACGCCGGAGGCACCGGCCTCGGCCTGCCCATCGCCCGCGAGATCGCGACGGCGCACCTCGGCACGCTCACCATCGAGGACTCCGACACCGGCGCCCGGTTCGTGCTCAGGCTGCCGGTGCAGGAGGCCTGA
- a CDS encoding metallophosphoesterase: MQPTASRRLFKRGRLAIAATLTALLVNTLVTAAHADPEQQERGRPTPTPTSTAPQNPPSLTPADGAYLEGTVKAAAVPTTAGDSVTKLAVDDAAIEGATRTVGVSKLAFDVGSNSTEAQYHSYVLVNGAYKVEIGNYVSQRATLDIPNEHLVKGENTVEIVVGAISSSCGTNYDDFVLSDVGLQLLGEVADGEDNPYTLSFGDGSCGTNTTLLKRATLKFFTQSDPQGTTGLAADVDTTKLANGPHVLSATTAAGVTVKHTVTVNNAPAGAPRLMPTDGTLVAGTKAVFATVPAGSSGGVEKLTVDGEEPVTKATLGNGAAMLAFDVGADALDDKYNNFLLVNGKRIDLGGSYVNGRATVAVPARFLMPGDNTIKVVTGDYKESCGNDRDDFAISNLALTLDGATVTGQGVEPSYTMGDGTCGSDQAARREVELRYTIDAPAVHLVETLGSGEAKLSFNVGSNSIEARYQSYLLVNGQKIVVDGDFVSKRVDLTIPNEYLVPGWNTIDFVTGTYPTSCGDNRDDYAVSNFVLTPAQGTATGQLLKSSYAMGDGNCGDSVNPLTEIDLQFLVDAPAGGLRADLDTTAVKDGRHTLAAESSSGQSATRTLITDNSAPKVSKSVPAAGEKIRATVVLDVKLEDASGVVSGPDVQLDGQPVQLGTQVGPGLKAGRHTLSVTGADGLGNTATREIVFESAGVPDVPAELSPALGAVDVSDPATLSAKVAEPDGGQVTATFSQAEILTPDEVYQGTAKELPTTLQVPGEKKVRTRGLEPADGQTIDAPTGQDLVYQRFDVQVKGHADSPVLRWEGSIDPERLASLRVWNTKAKAWDLLTSSRGVAGGKTALTAVVDPRYIDRQKVHVMVTGEDPFADDIEPGDPNGFADPATYDFSIVHFTDTQYISEGAVEQETAEERAVWESAYAGIVNWIKENKDQRKISYVAHTGDIIENNIRKPADEAMQRQITGEFEVSSRQQRVLDDAGIPNGVIAGNHDNQSGTEEGPGAVYNQYYGPSRYQTAAQGWQHAEYGGPWKEGDNQNHYDLFSAGGLDFVVVGLSYGVTRDEAEWADSIFKKYPNRNGILLSHDYIVPSTNPDGRGAGFSAPDGSMLYKTVVEKNANVFLILAGHEHGVGTNVKPKVGQVGNGVVELLADYQFYTVSADRLGLTEIGGYNPTDQLQFGASFLRMLQFDVKRSELIVDTFSPLLNEFGATEYDPLRRYNGLEDNMVLPVDLTSRTTSLQTDSLAIYKPTRVIGRDRVASGQVASVKWDRLKDDTAYAWFVTARSAGGGVTASEPSVFVTKDEHGRPGRWDADSPMHRWFNR, encoded by the coding sequence ATGCAGCCAACGGCATCACGAAGATTATTCAAGCGGGGGCGGCTGGCCATTGCCGCCACCCTCACCGCCCTGCTGGTCAACACCCTGGTGACGGCGGCGCACGCCGACCCTGAGCAGCAGGAGCGCGGCAGGCCGACCCCGACGCCGACCTCGACCGCTCCCCAGAACCCGCCGTCCCTGACCCCGGCTGACGGCGCCTACCTCGAAGGCACGGTCAAGGCCGCGGCGGTCCCCACGACCGCCGGCGACAGCGTCACGAAGCTCGCCGTGGACGACGCCGCGATCGAGGGCGCCACCCGTACGGTCGGCGTCTCCAAGCTCGCCTTCGACGTCGGCTCCAACTCCACCGAGGCGCAGTACCACAGCTACGTGCTGGTCAACGGCGCGTACAAGGTGGAGATCGGGAACTACGTCAGCCAGCGGGCGACGCTGGACATCCCCAACGAGCACCTCGTCAAGGGCGAGAACACCGTCGAGATCGTCGTCGGCGCCATCTCGTCGTCCTGCGGCACCAACTACGACGACTTCGTGCTGTCGGACGTGGGACTCCAGCTGCTCGGCGAGGTCGCCGACGGCGAGGACAACCCGTACACGCTCTCGTTCGGCGACGGCAGCTGCGGCACGAACACCACGCTGCTCAAGCGCGCCACGCTGAAGTTCTTCACCCAGTCCGACCCGCAGGGCACGACCGGCCTCGCGGCGGACGTGGACACCACCAAGCTGGCCAACGGCCCGCATGTGCTCAGCGCCACCACCGCGGCGGGCGTCACGGTCAAGCACACCGTGACCGTCAACAACGCCCCGGCGGGCGCGCCGCGGCTGATGCCCACGGACGGCACGCTGGTCGCGGGCACCAAGGCGGTCTTCGCCACCGTCCCGGCCGGCAGCAGTGGCGGGGTCGAGAAGCTCACCGTGGACGGCGAAGAGCCCGTCACGAAGGCCACCCTCGGCAACGGGGCCGCGATGCTCGCCTTCGACGTGGGCGCGGACGCGCTGGACGACAAGTACAACAACTTCCTGCTCGTCAACGGCAAGCGCATCGACCTCGGCGGCTCGTACGTCAACGGCCGCGCGACCGTCGCCGTGCCGGCCCGCTTCCTGATGCCGGGCGACAACACGATCAAGGTCGTCACCGGCGACTACAAGGAGTCCTGCGGCAACGACCGCGACGACTTCGCGATCTCCAACCTGGCCCTGACGCTCGATGGCGCCACGGTGACCGGGCAGGGCGTCGAGCCGTCGTACACGATGGGCGACGGCACCTGCGGCAGCGACCAGGCGGCCAGGCGCGAGGTCGAGCTGCGCTACACGATCGACGCCCCGGCCGTGCACCTGGTCGAGACGCTCGGCTCGGGCGAGGCCAAGCTCAGCTTCAACGTCGGCAGCAACTCGATCGAGGCCCGCTACCAGAGCTACCTGCTGGTCAACGGCCAGAAGATCGTCGTGGACGGCGACTTCGTCAGCAAGCGCGTCGACCTGACGATCCCGAACGAGTACCTGGTGCCCGGCTGGAACACGATCGACTTCGTGACCGGCACGTACCCGACGTCCTGCGGCGACAACCGCGACGACTACGCGGTCTCCAACTTCGTGCTGACCCCGGCCCAGGGCACGGCCACCGGCCAGCTGCTCAAGAGCTCCTACGCCATGGGCGACGGCAACTGCGGCGACTCGGTCAACCCGCTGACCGAGATCGACCTGCAGTTCCTGGTGGACGCCCCGGCGGGCGGCCTGCGCGCCGACCTCGACACCACGGCCGTCAAGGACGGCAGGCACACGCTGGCCGCCGAGTCGAGCAGCGGCCAGAGCGCGACGCGTACGCTCATCACCGACAACTCCGCGCCGAAGGTCAGCAAGAGCGTCCCGGCGGCGGGGGAGAAGATCAGGGCCACGGTCGTGCTGGACGTCAAGCTGGAGGACGCCTCCGGCGTGGTCTCCGGCCCCGACGTCCAGCTCGACGGGCAGCCCGTGCAGCTCGGCACCCAGGTGGGCCCGGGGCTCAAGGCGGGCAGGCACACGCTCTCCGTGACCGGCGCCGACGGCCTCGGCAACACCGCGACGCGCGAGATCGTGTTCGAGTCGGCGGGCGTCCCCGACGTGCCGGCCGAGCTGAGCCCGGCACTGGGCGCCGTGGACGTGTCGGACCCGGCCACGCTCTCGGCCAAGGTGGCCGAGCCGGACGGCGGCCAGGTCACGGCCACGTTCTCGCAGGCCGAGATCCTCACCCCGGACGAGGTGTACCAGGGCACGGCCAAGGAGCTGCCCACCACGCTCCAGGTGCCGGGCGAGAAGAAGGTCAGGACCAGGGGGCTGGAGCCCGCCGACGGCCAGACCATCGACGCGCCGACCGGTCAGGACCTCGTCTACCAGCGCTTCGACGTCCAGGTGAAGGGGCACGCGGACAGCCCCGTGCTGCGCTGGGAGGGCTCGATCGACCCCGAGCGGCTGGCGTCGCTGCGGGTCTGGAACACCAAGGCCAAGGCGTGGGACCTGCTGACCAGCTCCCGCGGCGTCGCAGGCGGCAAGACCGCGCTCACGGCCGTCGTGGACCCCAGGTACATCGACCGGCAGAAGGTGCACGTCATGGTGACGGGTGAGGACCCGTTCGCCGACGACATCGAGCCGGGCGACCCGAACGGCTTCGCCGACCCCGCGACCTACGACTTCTCGATCGTGCACTTCACCGACACGCAGTACATCTCCGAAGGCGCGGTGGAGCAGGAGACGGCCGAGGAGCGCGCGGTGTGGGAGTCCGCCTACGCCGGCATCGTGAACTGGATCAAGGAGAACAAGGACCAGCGGAAGATCTCCTACGTCGCGCACACCGGCGACATCATCGAGAACAACATCCGCAAGCCCGCCGACGAGGCCATGCAGCGCCAGATCACCGGCGAGTTCGAGGTCTCCTCCAGGCAGCAGCGCGTGCTGGACGACGCCGGCATCCCCAACGGCGTCATCGCCGGCAACCACGACAACCAGTCGGGCACCGAGGAGGGCCCGGGGGCCGTCTACAACCAGTACTACGGCCCCTCCCGCTACCAGACGGCCGCGCAGGGCTGGCAGCACGCCGAGTACGGCGGCCCGTGGAAGGAGGGCGACAACCAGAACCACTACGACCTGTTCTCCGCGGGCGGGCTGGACTTCGTGGTGGTCGGCCTGTCGTACGGGGTGACGCGGGACGAGGCCGAATGGGCGGACTCGATCTTCAAGAAGTACCCCAACCGCAACGGCATCCTGCTCTCGCACGACTACATCGTGCCGAGCACGAACCCCGACGGGCGCGGCGCCGGGTTCTCCGCCCCTGACGGCTCGATGTTGTACAAGACGGTCGTCGAGAAGAACGCGAACGTCTTCCTCATCCTCGCCGGCCACGAGCACGGCGTGGGCACCAACGTCAAGCCGAAGGTGGGCCAGGTCGGCAACGGAGTCGTCGAGCTGCTGGCGGACTACCAGTTCTACACGGTCTCGGCCGACCGGCTCGGGCTCACCGAGATCGGCGGCTACAACCCGACCGACCAGCTCCAGTTCGGCGCCAGCTTCCTGCGGATGCTGCAGTTCGACGTCAAGCGCTCGGAGCTGATCGTGGACACCTTCTCGCCGCTGCTCAACGAGTTCGGCGCCACCGAGTACGACCCGCTGCGCCGCTACAACGGCCTCGAGGACAACATGGTGCTGCCCGTCGACCTCACCTCGCGCACGACGAGCCTGCAGACCGACTCGCTGGCGATCTACAAGCCGACCCGGGTCATCGGGCGCGACAGGGTCGCCTCCGGCCAGGTCGCCTCGGTGAAGTGGGACCGGCTCAAGGACGACACGGCCTACGCCTGGTTCGTCACCGCCCGTTCCGCCGGCGGCGGCGTGACCGCCTCCGAGCCGAGCGTCTTCGTCACCAAGGACGAGCACGGCCGGCCCGGCAGGTGGGACGCCGACTCGCCGATGCACCGCTGGTTCAACCGCTAG
- a CDS encoding LacI family DNA-binding transcriptional regulator: MVTMRDVAARANVSIATVSFVLNGTKRVAPETRARIEAAIEELNYRRNVVARALASSRTRILALLHPDLESRPNATVIQFVMGAAHGARARGYDLVLWPVNDDEQMSHLLAGGLVDGALLMEVQIRDSRVERLVASGLPFALIGRTEDDDLPYVDIDFAATVHEAVAHLRSYGHERIALVTQHTKGGPGPGRIMRVESAYRDAIEPLGVPPVIVAVESTSAGGREAARTLCVEHPDRTAVILVNEGASAGLAKGLRAAGRAIPGDVSVISASTTRELGEMIEPELTVMAAPAGELARLAVDALIDQLEGVPDTPPHTLIPCTLVPGESVGPVTVS; encoded by the coding sequence ATGGTCACGATGCGCGACGTCGCCGCGCGGGCGAACGTCTCCATCGCCACGGTGTCCTTCGTGCTCAACGGCACCAAACGGGTCGCGCCGGAGACCCGGGCCCGCATCGAGGCGGCCATCGAGGAGCTCAACTACCGGCGCAACGTCGTGGCGCGCGCCCTGGCCAGCTCGCGCACCCGCATCCTCGCCCTGCTCCACCCCGACCTGGAGTCGCGGCCGAACGCCACGGTGATCCAGTTCGTCATGGGCGCCGCGCACGGCGCCCGCGCGCGCGGCTACGACCTGGTGCTGTGGCCGGTCAACGACGACGAGCAGATGTCACATCTGCTCGCGGGCGGGCTGGTGGACGGCGCGCTGCTGATGGAGGTGCAGATCCGTGACTCCCGGGTGGAGCGGCTGGTCGCCTCCGGCCTGCCGTTCGCGCTGATCGGCCGCACCGAGGACGACGACCTGCCGTACGTGGACATCGACTTCGCCGCCACCGTCCACGAGGCGGTCGCCCACCTGCGCTCCTACGGCCACGAGCGCATCGCGCTGGTCACCCAGCACACCAAGGGCGGCCCGGGGCCCGGCCGCATCATGCGGGTCGAGTCGGCCTACCGTGACGCGATCGAGCCGCTCGGCGTGCCGCCCGTGATCGTCGCGGTCGAGAGCACGTCGGCCGGCGGGAGGGAGGCCGCGCGTACGCTGTGCGTGGAGCATCCCGACCGCACCGCCGTCATCCTCGTCAACGAGGGCGCCTCGGCGGGCCTGGCCAAGGGGCTGCGGGCGGCCGGCCGCGCCATCCCCGGCGACGTGTCCGTCATCTCGGCGTCCACCACGCGGGAGCTGGGCGAGATGATCGAGCCCGAGCTGACCGTCATGGCGGCGCCGGCGGGCGAGCTGGCCCGCCTGGCTGTTGACGCGCTCATCGACCAGCTCGAAGGGGTGCCCGACACACCGCCGCACACGCTCATCCCGTGCACGCTGGTGCCGGGGGAGTCCGTGGGTCCCGTCACTGTTTCGTGA